GCCCACGCCACCTGCGGCGATCCCTCGTGGCCCGCACCATGAGGACAAAGGATCACACCGGAGTACGAACCGGCGCGGCGAGGAGCGACGCATGGCCAGCTATACGACCGGCGGCACCCACCCCTCCTTCCTCCAGGAGGTGCGGAACGCGGTGACCGGCCGTGCCGCGCTGCTGGTGACCGGGGTCCTGGTGCTTCAGCTCGCGTTCATCACCTCCTATATCGGTGCCTTCCACAGCCCCAAGCCCACCGACATCCCGCTCGGCGTCGTCGCCCCCCAGCAGATCAGCGGGCAGCTGACGGAGAAGTTCGGCGCACTGCCGGGCGACCCCCTCGACCCGCGCGCCGTCGGCGACCGGGCGCAGGCCGAGCGGCAGATCCGCGACCGGGAGACCGACGCGGCGCTGATCGTCGACCCGCGCGGCAGCACCGACACCCTGCTCGTCGCCAGTGGCGCGGGCGCCTCGCTCTCCCAGGCCGTCGAGACGGTCGTCACCCGCGCCGAGCGGGCCGAGCAGCGCAAGGTGAAGGTCGTCGACATCGCCCCCGCCGCCCGGGGCGACGCCCGGGGGCTGTCCTCGTTCTACCTGGTGGTGGGCTGGTGCGTGGGCGGGTACCTGTGCGCCGCGATCCTCGCCATCAGCGCCGGCGCGCGCCCCGCCAACCCCCGGCGGGCCTTCATCCGGCTGGCCGCGCTCGCCCTCTACTCGATCGCCTCGGGCCTGGGCGGCGCCCTCATCGCGGGCCCGGTCCTCGACGCGCTGCCCGGCAGCATCCCCGGCCTGTGGGGGGTGGGCGCGCTGGTGGTCTTCGCGGTCGGCGCCACCACGCTGGCGCTCCAGGGGCTGGCGGGCGTCCTCGGCATCGGCCTCGCCATCGCGGTGGTCGTGGTGATGGGCAATCCGAGCGCGGGCGGCGCCTACCCCTATCCGCTGCTGCCGGGCTTCTGGCGGGCCGTCGGCCCCGCCCTCCCGCCGGGCGCCGGCACCTGGTCCGCCCGCTCCATCGCCTACTTCGGGGGCAACGCGCTGACCGGCCCGCTGCTGGTGCTGTCCGCGTGGGCGGCGGCGGGCACCGTGATTACTTTCGTCTGCGCCGTGTTCCGGCGGAAGACGCACGGCATGACGCCCTCTTGAGGCTCCGGGCCCGGCGCTTGGAAGCACGCGCGCGCCGACAGATGCTCTGGTGAGCGGTGGTGCCGGCCGGGCCGCGAGGCCACCCTGGTGAGGTGGGCTCGGACTGCGGAGGCGCGCCGACGCCTCCGGCGGAAGGGGGAGGCGGCTGTGGCGTTCGGAACGGGCGATGACCGGGGCG
The window above is part of the Streptomyces syringium genome. Proteins encoded here:
- a CDS encoding DUF3533 domain-containing protein yields the protein MASYTTGGTHPSFLQEVRNAVTGRAALLVTGVLVLQLAFITSYIGAFHSPKPTDIPLGVVAPQQISGQLTEKFGALPGDPLDPRAVGDRAQAERQIRDRETDAALIVDPRGSTDTLLVASGAGASLSQAVETVVTRAERAEQRKVKVVDIAPAARGDARGLSSFYLVVGWCVGGYLCAAILAISAGARPANPRRAFIRLAALALYSIASGLGGALIAGPVLDALPGSIPGLWGVGALVVFAVGATTLALQGLAGVLGIGLAIAVVVVMGNPSAGGAYPYPLLPGFWRAVGPALPPGAGTWSARSIAYFGGNALTGPLLVLSAWAAAGTVITFVCAVFRRKTHGMTPS